The following proteins are encoded in a genomic region of Huiozyma naganishii CBS 8797 chromosome 9, complete genome:
- the TSR4 gene encoding small subunit rRNA maturation protein TSR4 (similar to Saccharomyces cerevisiae YOL022C; ancestral locus Anc_1.365), which yields MSRIEEVSDFDEEDGYNSKAGDVYLAYIDAPVKEVDEITVEDTFVGGEPIWLHPNSIPPSDMLKCGACKTPDHMKLLLQAFSPLDEETMESIHSTIGKNLHMNHINADNDRVLYVFICTNCQRKGNSVRCIRGVKKNPRTASLESKIKDTPEGKDFNINPFDLSQTSSQSHNTMANNPFATGTESVNPFARTETPVVEKDVPDVEPLSSKNARKLHNSLKDKSFDSSKCFKPFSLYVEEERFTNKPDHLKLPKNLKIDKDALELTGNNEEDLNKDPIRLDPRTEKLSKFLDDDVFQKFQEVVGYNPLQVLRYDIGGKPLYYAESKKKFEEIVANPGYNPSSCRIFEMQLMPKLILDLDETVSVNDGMVWGTIMVFTDAEDYIPKFDENNVGYVEESVTVQWEPSS from the coding sequence ATGTCGcgaattgaagaagtatCTGACTTTGATGAGGAAGATGGGTACAATTCCAAGGCTGGTGATGTCTACCTAGCATATATTGATGCCCCGGTGAAAGAAGTTGACGAGATCACGGTTGAAGATACATTCGTCGGTGGAGAACCAATCTGGTTACACCCTAATTCAATCCCCCCCTCTGACATGTTAAAATGTGGTGCTTGTAAAACTCCTGATCATATGAAGTTACTACTTCAAGCGTTCTCTCCGTTGGATGAGGAAACTATGGAGAGCATACATTCCACGATAGGGAAAAACTTGCATATGAATCATATAAACGCTGATAACGATAGAGTCCTATACGTTTTTATCTGTACTAATTGTCAGAGAAAGGGCAATTCTGTTCGTTGCATAAGGGGGGTCAAGAAGAATCCAAGAACAGCCTCATTGGAAAGCAAAATTAAAGACACCCCAGAGGGGAAAGATTTCAATATCAATCCTTTTGATCTATCACAGACATCCAGCCAATCACATAATACAATGGCAAATAATCCGTTTGCCACAGGGACGGAGTCCGTTAATCCATTTGCAAGAACCGAGACCCCTGTTGTAGAGAAAGACGTCCCTGACGTGGAACCTCTCTCCTCGAAAAATGCGAGGAAACTACATAATTCTTTAAAAGATAAATCTTTTGACAGTTCCAAATGTTTTAAGCCATTTTCCTTATatgttgaagaggaaagattCACTAACAAGCCCGACCATTTGAAATTACCAAAAAATTTAAAGATTGATAAAGACGCGTTGGAGTTAACTGGCAATAATGAAGAGGACCTCAATAAAGATCCAATTCGCCTAGACccaagaacagaaaaactttccaaatttttagatgatgatgttttccaaaagttCCAAGAAGTTGTAGGTTATAATCCGTTACAGGTTCTCAGATACGATATTGGTGGCAAACCACTATACTATGCAGAatcgaaaaagaaatttgaagaaataGTGGCCAACCCAGGTTACAATCCATCAAGTTGTAGGATCTTTGAAATGCAACTGATGCCAAAGCTTATTCTAGATCTTGATGAAACAGTTTCTGTCAACGACGGTATGGTATGGGGCACAATTATGGTCTTTACTGATGCGGAGGACTACATCCCAAAGTTTGATGAGAACAACGTTGGTTACGTAGAGGAATCTGTGACTGTCCAATGGGAACCAAGCAGTTAG
- the IFM1 gene encoding translation initiation factor 2 (similar to Saccharomyces cerevisiae IFM1 (YOL023W); ancestral locus Anc_1.364) has protein sequence MLKFNGRLLFTLRPGKLLLRRTYFKFTVSTSKPKNGCYKLDCIEVSKSSLCQLRFYAKGHRKNRILNSGAPKKIEFEIPNYISVNKLANLLNCRIQTLLKDLKRLGFADISNEYILSREYVELILQEYNYNLPEINTAVTSKTLYDELKQPSNPKLLKKRPPVVTIMGHVDHGKTTIIDYLKKSSIVLQEHGGITQHIGAFQVVTPVSKKKITFLDTPGHAAFLKMRERGANITDIIVLVVALDDSIMPQTLEAIKHIKKSGNELIVAITKIDKFPRLEERNKRIEKVTNDLMAQGIMVEKMGGDVQVIPISAKSGENMENLEESIILLSDIMDIRSEISPKTMSLGWIIESKVQSTVGNVATVLVKKGTVRKAEILLSGNTYCRVKTILGDTKKPVNEALPSQAVEVSGWKNLPSVGDEFLQVKNESIAKKYIDKRGALEEVERNAKNVEQLNEMKTLEIKKKEEHADVEEAEPEAVTNTTPKSVNFIIKSDVSGSAEAVRESIENLGNGEVQCKVISSSVGIPTESDLKMAQITNSIIVCFNLASLPNDIINNKQHVEIRRYDVIYKLIEDVITVLESNMEPYYEKKIMATVDLKEVFEYKNKKKMIKIAGCKVANGEITRNSTLQVLRKPNNTVVFDGKVSTLKHGKDDISVAKKGQECGITFANGFEDFKKGDKISVYESVEIPRHL, from the coding sequence ATGTTGAAATTTAATGGCAGGCTACTCTTTACTTTGAGGCCTGGAAAGTTGCTCTTACGGAGGACATATTTCAAATTTACTGTAAGTACGTCTAAGCCAAAAAATGGATGTTATAAACTTGACTGTATTGAGGTCTCCAAAAGTTCGTTATGCCAGCTAAGGTTTTATGCGAAAGGTCATAGAAAGAATCGGATCCTGAACAGTGGAGcacccaaaaaaattgaattCGAAATACCGAACTACATCTCCGTGAACAAACTGGCAAACCTGCTCAATTGCAGGATACAAACGCTACTAAAGGATCTGAAAAGACTCGGGTTTGCCGATATATCCAATGAATACATTCTTTCGAGAGAATATGTCGAGCTAATATTGCAAGAATACAACTACAACTTACCAGAAATAAACACTGCCGTTACTTCGAAGACGTTATATGATGAACTGAAGCAACCGTCAAATCCGAAACTACTAAAGAAGCGACCTCCAGTTGTGACAATAATGGGGCATGTAGATCACGGGAAGACTACAATTATTGACTATCTAAAAAAATCGTCGATTGTGTTGCAGGAGCATGGAGGTATTACACAACATATTGGTGCATTTCAAGTGGTGACCCCGgtttcgaagaagaaaattacATTTCTGGATACTCCTGGCCATGCTgcttttttgaaaatgagGGAGCGTGGTGCCAATATCACAGATATCATCGTTTTGGTTGTGGCCTTGGATGATTCCATCATGCCCCAAACGCTTGAAGCCATTAAGCACATCAAGAAGTCCGGTAACGAACTAATCGTGGCGATCACCAAGATTGATAAATTTCCAAGGTtggaagaaagaaataaacGCATAGAAAAAGTCACCAATGACTTAATGGCGCAGGGTATCATGGTGGAGAAGATGGGAGGTGATGTACAAGTGATCCCAATAAGTGCAAAATCGGGTGAGAATATGGAGAATTTGGAAGAATCCATCATTTTACTGAGCGACATAATGGATATCAGATCAGAGATTTCCCCAAAGACGATGTCTCTAGGTTGGATAATTGAAAGTAAGGTACAAAGTACCGTTGGGAATGTTGCCACTGTACTGGTGAAAAAGGGAACAGTAAGGAAGGCTGAAATTTTGTTATCAGGTAATACGTACTGTCGTGTTAAAACCATTTTAGGCGATACAAAAAAACCTGTTAATGAAGCTTTGCCGTCTCAAGCAGTCGAGGTATCAGGGTGGAAAAATCTACCTTCTGTAGGTGATGAGTTTTTGCAAGTGAAGAATGAGTCGATTGCGAAAAAGTACATAGACAAACGGGGGGCATTAGAAGAGGTTGAAAGAAACGCTAAGAATGTGGAACAACTAAATGAGATGAAAACTCTAGagataaagaagaaggaggagcaCGCTGATGTTGAGGAGGCAGAGCCTGAAGCAGTTACGAACACTACGCCAAAATCTGTTAATTTTATAATTAAATCGGATGTTTCTGGTTCTGCGGAGGCCGTGAGGGAAAGCATTGAGAATTTGGGGAATGGTGAAGTTCAATGTAAAGTTATCTCATCATCTGTGGGTATTCCGACTGAAAGTGACTTAAAAATGGCCCAAATCACCAACAGTATAATCGTCTGTTTCAACCTTGCCAGTCTTCCAAATGATATCATTAACAATAAGCAGCATGTTGAGATTCGAAGGTACGATGTTATCTACAAGTTAATTGAAGATGTCATAACAGTTTTGGAATCAAACATGGAGCCGTATtatgagaagaagattatGGCAACTGTTGACTTGAAGGAAGTTTTCGAatataaaaacaaaaagaaaatgatcAAGATTGCGGGTTGCAAGGTTGCCAATGGGGAAATTACCAGAAACTCCACTCTACAGGTACTGAGAAAACCGAATAATACTGTTGTTTTTGACGGAAAAGTGTCTACACTGAAGCACGGTAAGGACGATATTTCCGTAGCTaaaaaagggcaagaatGCGGTATTACATTTGCCAATGGCTTTGAAGACTTCAAAAAGGGAGATAAGATCTCTGTATATGAGTCGGTAGAGATACCAAGGCATTTGTGA